One genomic segment of Syntrophorhabdaceae bacterium includes these proteins:
- a CDS encoding MEDS domain-containing protein, whose product MPRLRSLRPGDYHCFLYENESEANAFALSFIRQGLDKEEKIIFFAADHSADDLARSLEVSGIDVDAVVMAGQLQIEKSEEDFCETMVRAMALVDTGLLPSEGALAPVYSSLRIAIDDTMRLNAMGRGGFCAPAAIDRLEALVSGKCLMVFMYGLDQLSHEALFRVLETYPTLIIGDDVYENFLFRDAVI is encoded by the coding sequence GTGCCGAGACTCAGATCGCTAAGACCAGGAGACTACCACTGTTTTCTCTACGAGAATGAATCGGAGGCGAACGCCTTCGCGCTCTCCTTTATCCGCCAGGGGCTGGACAAGGAGGAAAAGATCATCTTTTTCGCGGCTGATCACAGTGCGGACGATCTTGCCCGTTCCCTGGAAGTAAGCGGGATCGATGTCGATGCTGTCGTGATGGCCGGTCAGCTCCAGATAGAGAAAAGTGAAGAGGATTTTTGTGAAACGATGGTGAGGGCTATGGCCCTGGTCGATACCGGTCTGTTGCCCTCTGAAGGCGCGCTGGCGCCGGTATATTCCTCCCTCAGGATAGCCATTGACGATACCATGCGCTTAAATGCGATGGGAAGGGGAGGTTTTTGCGCTCCTGCCGCCATCGATCGCCTCGAGGCCCTTGTCAGCGGGAAATGCCTCATGGTCTTCATGTATGGCCTCGACCAGCTCTCACACGAGGCCCTGTTCCGCGTTCTCGAGACCTATCCCACGCTCATCATCGGCGATGACGTCTACGAAAATTTTCTCTTTCGCGATGCGGTGATCT
- the gap gene encoding type I glyceraldehyde-3-phosphate dehydrogenase has protein sequence MPVKVGINGFGRIGRLVLRAGFNRKDVEFVAVNDLADPRTLAHLLKYDSVHGIMNCDVTSKEDAIVVDGKEIKAYAMKEPESLPWKDLGVDVVLESTGKFTDRAGAERHLKAGARKVIISAPAKGPDVTFVLGVNEEVYDKTKHHVISMGSCTTNCLAPIVKILQKEFGVEYGLMTTIHSFTNDQVVLDEPHKDLRRARAAALSMIPTTTGAAKAISEVIPEVKGKLDGLAIRVPTPNVSLVDFVATLSTKVSKEDINKKFREYADGPMKGILACSDLPLVSRDFNGNSHSSIVDMENTTVIGGNMIKVLSWYDNEWGFSNRMFDLLSFVMK, from the coding sequence ATGCCCGTGAAGGTCGGAATCAACGGTTTTGGAAGGATTGGCAGACTGGTCCTCAGGGCTGGTTTCAATCGAAAAGATGTTGAGTTCGTTGCCGTCAATGATCTTGCGGATCCCAGAACGCTTGCCCATCTCCTGAAATATGACTCTGTCCACGGCATTATGAACTGTGACGTAACAAGCAAGGAAGATGCCATCGTGGTCGATGGGAAGGAGATCAAGGCGTATGCCATGAAGGAGCCCGAATCCCTCCCGTGGAAGGACCTGGGCGTCGACGTCGTCCTTGAAAGCACAGGGAAATTCACCGACCGTGCGGGCGCGGAAAGACATCTCAAGGCAGGGGCCAGGAAGGTCATCATATCGGCTCCGGCAAAGGGCCCCGATGTCACTTTTGTCCTTGGGGTGAACGAAGAGGTCTACGACAAGACGAAGCATCACGTCATCTCTATGGGGTCCTGCACGACCAACTGTCTGGCACCCATCGTGAAGATCCTTCAGAAGGAGTTTGGCGTCGAGTACGGGTTGATGACGACCATCCATTCCTTCACGAACGACCAGGTCGTTCTCGACGAACCCCACAAGGACCTCCGAAGGGCGCGTGCCGCGGCCCTCTCGATGATCCCCACGACGACAGGGGCAGCGAAGGCCATATCCGAGGTCATTCCCGAGGTGAAAGGGAAACTCGACGGCCTGGCTATCAGGGTTCCCACTCCGAATGTCTCTCTCGTCGATTTCGTTGCCACGCTTTCAACCAAGGTCTCAAAGGAAGATATAAACAAAAAATTCAGAGAATATGCGGACGGACCCATGAAAGGGATCCTGGCCTGTTCGGATTTGCCTCTTGTCTCCCGCGATTTTAATGGCAATAGCCATTCGTCCATCGTTGATATGGAAAATACAACCGTCATAGGCGGGAACATGATCAAGGTGCTTTCCTGGTACGACAATGAGTGGGGTTTCTCGAACCGCATGTTCGATCTATTGTCGTTCGTCATGAAATAA
- the secG gene encoding preprotein translocase subunit SecG has protein sequence MTIAVAIIHVLIAIALILIVLLQTGRGSDMGAAFGGGSSQTLFGSSGSSGFMTKLTTIAAVVFMLTSLVLAYSYSHKGSTVRSIPAQTQQNAPAQGTK, from the coding sequence ATGACAATTGCAGTGGCCATCATACATGTACTAATAGCGATCGCTTTGATACTCATCGTGTTGTTGCAGACGGGAAGGGGATCGGACATGGGGGCCGCCTTCGGCGGCGGGTCCAGTCAGACACTTTTCGGCAGTTCCGGGTCTTCGGGTTTTATGACGAAACTGACAACGATAGCGGCGGTTGTTTTTATGTTGACAAGTCTGGTGCTTGCTTACAGTTATAGCCATAAGGGAAGCACCGTAAGAAGTATTCCGGCGCAGACACAGCAAAATGCTCCCGCGCAGGGGACGAAATGA
- the tpiA gene encoding triose-phosphate isomerase: protein MATWMVAGNWKMNNTTGEAVALAKEIVAGLPDIKGRGEVVLAPSFTALKSVHDVIGGSGISLASQNMFFEDKGAYTGEISPDMLKDAGCAYAIIGHSERRKYFHETDEGVNLKAKKCLATGLKPIICVGETDEEREAGITEFVVGIQVKKALAGISDVGDITIAYEPVWAIGTGKTATSGQAEEVHEFIRNILADLYRDAFSNVRILYGGSVTAENFGELIAMKNINGALVGGASLKSANFLGIISRALEKNI, encoded by the coding sequence ATGGCAACGTGGATGGTAGCAGGCAACTGGAAGATGAACAATACTACGGGAGAGGCGGTGGCTCTCGCAAAAGAGATAGTAGCCGGTCTGCCCGATATTAAAGGACGCGGTGAAGTCGTTCTCGCTCCGTCCTTCACGGCTCTCAAGAGCGTGCATGATGTCATCGGCGGCTCCGGCATTTCTCTGGCCTCCCAGAATATGTTTTTCGAGGACAAAGGCGCCTATACCGGAGAGATATCTCCGGATATGCTGAAAGATGCCGGCTGCGCCTACGCTATCATTGGCCATTCGGAGCGAAGGAAGTATTTTCATGAGACCGACGAGGGTGTAAATCTCAAGGCGAAGAAGTGCCTGGCAACGGGATTGAAGCCAATTATCTGTGTCGGCGAGACCGATGAGGAACGCGAGGCGGGCATTACGGAGTTCGTAGTGGGCATCCAGGTGAAGAAGGCCCTGGCAGGCATATCCGATGTCGGGGACATCACCATCGCCTATGAACCCGTCTGGGCGATAGGCACGGGGAAGACCGCCACTTCAGGCCAGGCGGAGGAAGTCCATGAGTTCATTAGGAATATTCTGGCCGATCTCTACCGGGATGCCTTTTCCAATGTGCGAATTCTCTATGGCGGCTCTGTAACGGCGGAGAATTTCGGGGAACTGATTGCGATGAAAAACATAAATGGTGCACTTGTTGGCGGTGCATCCTTGAAATCCGCAAACTTTCTTGGTATAATAAGCCGCGCATTGGAGAAGAACATATGA
- a CDS encoding phosphoglycerate kinase: MNSVEQVDIAGKRVLMRVDFNVPVDAGGNITDTTRIRAHLRTIRYCMEKGAKLILMSHMGRPKGQRVDKLTLRPCAARLSGLLGKDVPFVEDCIGEKAAAAVASMKPGDVILLENLRFHIGDEKNDPQFAAELAKLCDVYIDDAFAVAHRKAASNSAITQAVKTCAAGFLLKDEIDYFNKAMKDPARPLAAIIGGAKVSDKIGVLENLVDTVNMLIIGGGMAFTFLKAMGMEIGRSICENDMLDKAKSIMDKAKSKNVRILLPVDCVIADKAEADATVNVVAVEKIPKDALGLDIGPDTARLFGNAVKEAKTIVWNGPMGMFELEAFSKGTFGLAKDVAGSGALSIIGGGDTDSAVHKAGVSDRISYISTGGGAFLELLEGKTMPAVEALETCGG, encoded by the coding sequence ATGAATTCTGTTGAACAGGTAGACATCGCTGGAAAAAGAGTACTCATGCGCGTTGATTTCAACGTACCCGTCGACGCAGGCGGCAACATCACCGATACAACGAGGATCAGGGCACACCTTCGCACCATCAGGTACTGCATGGAGAAGGGCGCAAAACTGATCCTTATGTCCCATATGGGCAGGCCAAAGGGTCAGAGGGTGGACAAATTGACATTGAGGCCTTGCGCCGCCAGGCTTTCGGGGCTCCTCGGGAAAGATGTGCCCTTCGTGGAGGACTGCATAGGCGAGAAGGCCGCCGCCGCGGTGGCCTCAATGAAACCGGGCGACGTTATCCTTCTCGAAAATCTGCGCTTTCACATCGGTGACGAGAAGAACGATCCGCAGTTTGCCGCTGAACTCGCAAAACTGTGCGACGTTTATATCGACGACGCCTTCGCCGTAGCCCACAGGAAGGCCGCCTCCAACTCGGCCATAACACAGGCCGTCAAGACATGCGCGGCAGGTTTCCTCCTCAAGGATGAGATCGATTATTTCAACAAGGCCATGAAGGACCCGGCGAGGCCGCTTGCGGCCATCATCGGAGGGGCGAAGGTTTCCGACAAGATCGGTGTCCTCGAGAACCTTGTGGATACCGTCAACATGCTCATAATAGGCGGCGGGATGGCTTTCACCTTTCTTAAGGCGATGGGAATGGAGATCGGCAGGTCCATCTGTGAAAATGACATGCTCGATAAGGCGAAGAGCATCATGGACAAGGCAAAGTCGAAGAATGTAAGGATACTTCTCCCCGTCGACTGCGTCATTGCCGATAAGGCCGAAGCTGATGCGACGGTGAACGTTGTCGCAGTGGAGAAGATACCGAAGGATGCCCTTGGGCTCGATATCGGACCCGACACCGCCAGGCTTTTCGGAAATGCCGTGAAAGAGGCCAAGACGATAGTCTGGAACGGCCCCATGGGCATGTTCGAACTCGAGGCCTTCAGCAAAGGGACCTTCGGGCTGGCAAAGGATGTCGCCGGGTCAGGAGCCCTCTCCATCATCGGCGGCGGCGATACCGATTCGGCCGTCCACAAGGCCGGGGTCAGCGACAGGATATCGTACATATCCACGGGCGGCGGGGCATTTCTCGAACTGCTAGAAGGCAAGACGATGCCGGCCGTGGAGGCCCTTGAAACCTGCGGAGGATAG